The Kryptolebias marmoratus isolate JLee-2015 linkage group LG9, ASM164957v2, whole genome shotgun sequence nucleotide sequence gccatgttgatcGCAGTCCCGTGcggtgatattttgctaacaggcaggtTCTTACCTCTCGGTCCGAACCGACGCTCCATTATTTCCTTAAACTCGGAGAAGATTTCTTCAGccgcggcggccatcttgcttCTGATAAACTCCCTCAGCGGCCGAACCGAAGCCATTCCGCCCGGAACCGACCGGATATTCGGCTCAAACACGCCGAACGAAGCTAACGTTGAAGCTAATGCTAACGCTGCTCCACCATACCGGAagtgttcttcttcttctgcgcCTCTGCGGCGCGCTGCTGCCCCCAGCGGCCGCCTCGCTGTAAGTACAGGCTTCAaataataagataaaaacaagaaacaaacaaaaataagaacaaatgtttctgttcagaccgaaaacttaatttaaagattatttatgTTCGAAAGTTCaggtttctgtttcctctcagtgTTTAAAGCTTCAATCAAactttcatttctttagtttttgtttctaagaAGCTTCAGACTTCGGCTGATTTCACTCAAGTTCAGCTTATTGTGAAGTTTGAgctaaaaataagaattaaacCTGAAATAAACTCTGCAGAAGACAAACAGGATCTAAAAtcttcagaaacagaaactaaatccATAAAAGCTTCACCCAGCAGctcttttctttgatttaattaaaaataactcttaaaaaagaaaaagattcaaATAAATACTGGatcataaaattaaatttattttatctgtaaatacctgaaagttgtttttatttaaatctttcacATCATTCTTGTTTGAAGAGgagaaattaatcttttttaatctttttatctttgttttcattcataaatttaaaagtttattttttaggtaTCTTGTTTGTTAAACCTGTTCAGTCAtctgaggcagaaaaaaacatttatttcctttaaatgttaaaaactaaagcagATGCAGTCAGAGAATATACAAACATCAAGTTTaagaaacttttattaaagtcgttcagcagcaaacacaagaaaactataaaaactgaaacatttcaaagatctgcagtcagttttaccacGTTCACCTGCATTTATTCATCATTAATCCGTTCATAAACGTCCTCAGATCTTTAATCCGTCCAACCTGTCcatttaaagggacagttcagatcattttaaGTGGAGTTCTGCCAAAACGTTGTGAACAaatagtatcttacctgttgtagatcgtTTTTTGAACGtccccagtttggagaaacacagtttagttctgactggactgacgagctaatggctagtctgagcggagCGGAGACTAAATGGACCACTGGCGTCTTAAAATGGCTCCAGTCTTAAAGACTTCATCATCAAACAGGACTCAGTAAACCTTCACTCTGCTGTCCTTCCTgtaggaagtgccccaggctgcacaggaagtgctacatccagctgcagctgctgtttgcgcttgtaaataaccatgtagtGTCAAACTGACTTTAGGTTTCTTCAAAACACTGACAGGAAGTCCTGGTTCCGCTCAGTCCGGTCAGAACTAAACCCAGAGGTCAATaaaagttatctacaacaggtaagacagtaACTGTTCAGAACGTTTCCACATAACCCCGTAATGTTCCAACTCAGttcaggaggttctgctgctccccTCTAACAGCTGCTTAAAGACCATTTCTCTGAAGAACAGCAGGTTTCTGTTCAGCGTCTCTGACGTGTGAATGAGACTTCCTGTGTTTCCTCAGAGCCGAGGCGTCCTTGTATCTTCTCTCACAGATGCTGCAGCTGTAAGGCATCTCACCTGTGTGCGTTCTGATGTGGGAAGTTAAAGTTCCTCTCTCGCTGAAGCTTTTCCCACACGTCTGACACGAAAACGGCTTCTCGCCCGTGTGAGTCCTCAGGTGAGCTGTCAGACGGCTGTTAGTGATGAAACTTTTCCCGCAGGTTTTACAGGAATACGACTTCTCCTTCGAGTGGACAGCTAAATGTCTTTTAAACGCTGAGGAGTCAGTAAATCTCTTCCCGCAGGTGTAACACAGGTagggcttctcacctgtgtgcgTCCTCATGTGGACAGTTAAATGGTCACTTTGAGTGAAGCTTTTCCCACACGTGTCACAGGAAAACGGCCTCTCAGCTGTGTGCGTCCTCATGTGGACGGCTAGGTTTCCGTTCTGGGTGAAGATCTTCCCACAGATCTGACAGGAGAACACTTTGTCTCCGGTGTGGCTCCTCATGTGGATCGTCAAACTGCCGTTCAGGGTGTAGCTCCTCCCACAGATTTCACAGGAAAACGGCTTCTCGCCCGTGTGAGTCCTGACGTGGACCAGCAGGCTTTCCGTACACCTGAAGCCTTTTCCACACGTCTCGCAGGAGTACGGcttctcctctgtgtgtgttctcagGTGGCGCGTTAAAGTTTTACTGTGACGGAAGGTTTTCCCGCACGTTCTACAGGAAAACGGCTTCTCTCCGGTGTGGATTTTCTGGTGGTTATTTAAGGACTGGATTGTGTTTAAGGTTTTCCCACAGGTGCTGCAGGCGTACGGCTTCTTGTCTCTGAGCTGCTTTGATGTTTTAATATCAACTTTAGATTTTAAAGTCTTGAAACATTTGTGTTGGATCTTTggcttcagctctgtgtttccTGTTGATCCAGAGTCTAAATGTCTCCGGTTCTCAGGCACAGGAATGCTGTCAGAGAGGAAccggtctggttctggtttcctTCGGTCGGTTACCTCCTCGGTTTTGGTCTTCTGGTACACAATgagctgctcttcctcctgactGCTGCAGAGTTCCTCCGGTTCTCCTTTAATCTGCAGAGGTTCCAGGTCCAGATTCTGATTCCTGTCGGGGTCACAGAggtcctcctgttcctccttacAGATGTGGTGCTGAGGGACGTCTGCAGAGACAGGGGACACGAGGAACCATCATTAACATCatgaagaaaagaagaacatttgtgtctttaaagacacaaacagctcAGATTTACTCCTCAGATCCAAACGGTtcctgaaatgaaaacagactcAAGGTTAAAATACCACAGGAGCAGAGGGAACTCCCACAGGAGCAGAGGGAACTCCCACAGGAGCAGAGGGAACTCCCACAGGAGCAGAGGGAACTACCACAGGAGCAGAGGGAACTACCACAGGACCAGAGGGAACTACCACGGGAGCAGAGGGAACTGCCACGGGAGCAGAGGGAACTCCCACGGGAGCAGAGGGAACTGTTGGAGCAGTGAGCTGCTGGGAGTTCATCTGTTCCTGGTTTGAATGTTTGCCTAAAAACTGTTTCCATGGTTACCGTTTTATAATTCACAATCAAACCTAAAGATGGCACCAAAAGCACTTCAATCCTCCAACAGACGGTTTGGGTTTAAACTTTTATCTAAAACCAGCTAAAGGAGGAAACAGGAATCTGCTCGTTAACCTTCAGCTATAAAGTCAGAGTTCATCGGGTTAAAGGTTAACTtagctgtttcagctgttttagctgctgcgTGCAGCTGAGGGTTATCAGTCTGTAGTTTATTAATAAACCAAACCAGTCAGCTGTTATTACTGTGACCAAGCTTTAACCAGTTAACTGGTTATAGTTAACCAGTATTAGCAGCTTACAGCCGTTAGTCTAGCTGCtaaacaaaattataataaaattatttggtttttttttgactgacagCAGAAGCAGGACCGACTCGAACATGGAGCTCCTTACAAGATGGAGGCCAAACAGCTGCCCGGCGCCGTCAGAcgttctgcttttattctggagttcaataaaaatgatgttaaaattATAACTTTATTCTCCAAACTTTAAGTTTTCCTTTAATATCTTCAGTTATTTATGTAAACAGATCTTCATCCTCCTGATGAACAAACTGAACTCATTCTCCtcaccatcatcatcctcctcatcctcctcttcctcctcatcatcatcctcctcttcctcaccgtGTCTGACGTTAAAGGCCTACCTTTCCTTGAATGCCTGTCACCCGCCGTCCTTCAGCCCTTCCAGTGAAACTGAAGTGACCGGATTCAGTCTGTtagaggaggactctcagctactaccacacctgactgagctgtggcggccatcttgaatcagctgaAGGTGTAATtatgagtttaattaaaattaatgaatataaaaccaacattttctcAAACTGTCGCTCAGACAACAAACATCAGCTGATTTTATTCAGACAGATCTACAAAcagatatatttataattataattatatttatatttataattatatgTATATCAGTTAATCTCCACAGTGG carries:
- the LOC108228715 gene encoding zinc finger protein 420-like, with translation MSSSHEIHSKFEGTEPNRRLRPEVRFKTAGTEPGSDRNTPGFRRRFDVPQHHICKEEQEDLCDPDRNQNLDLEPLQIKGEPEELCSSQEEEQLIVYQKTKTEEVTDRRKPEPDRFLSDSIPVPENRRHLDSGSTGNTELKPKIQHKCFKTLKSKVDIKTSKQLRDKKPYACSTCGKTLNTIQSLNNHQKIHTGEKPFSCRTCGKTFRHSKTLTRHLRTHTEEKPYSCETCGKGFRCTESLLVHVRTHTGEKPFSCEICGRSYTLNGSLTIHMRSHTGDKVFSCQICGKIFTQNGNLAVHMRTHTAERPFSCDTCGKSFTQSDHLTVHMRTHTGEKPYLCYTCGKRFTDSSAFKRHLAVHSKEKSYSCKTCGKSFITNSRLTAHLRTHTGEKPFSCQTCGKSFSERGTLTSHIRTHTGEMPYSCSICERRYKDASALRKHRKSHSHVRDAEQKPAVLQRNGLSRRPLGAAARRRGAEEEEHFRYGGAALALASTLASFGVFEPNIRSVPGGMASVRPLREFIRSKMAAAAEEIFSEFKEIMERRFGPRDLPDKEPEPLQIKEEPEELCSDQLVLEQTGTAVPVQLKAECQQIFSAAAEKVFGAFVRFQDEMDLQRRPLPVSEALSPGTDVQQQHVWKEEEVSTDKEFCKQEEPEPPHIKEEEEEQLLTQDSFDTVIVTYDGSDLSDPEPDGSGGQSSNLKSCGEEKLFSCQTCGKRFKFLNSLLVHNRTHGEENLYVCKICGKRFGESSAFRCHMSSHSGEKLYSCETCGKAFSHSKSLSNHLRTHTGERPFACDTCGKSFARNDSLLDHLKTHTGEKLYSCETCGKTFLRSGQLSRHSRIHSGEKRYSCSTCGERFNYSSVLKRHMRMHTSEKPYSCQLCGKSFSQNGNLHFHMKTHTGEKQYSCQLCGKSFIRSHSLVMHNRTHTGEKPYTCETCGKSFRHRSAMSVHMRTHTGEKPYTCGRCGKTFRFNGGLSSHMKTHLNQEQQQL